One window from the genome of Amaranthus tricolor cultivar Red isolate AtriRed21 chromosome 9, ASM2621246v1, whole genome shotgun sequence encodes:
- the LOC130824075 gene encoding cationic amino acid transporter 1-like yields MTRNRTRGCSSCTKDQFLPEESFMSWGNYLTALKQTPSRLMNRVTARSLDSTEFEVKAVSGNEMKKTLNWWDIIWFGVGAVIGAGIFVLTGQEANQHAGPAVVLSYAISGFSAMLSVLCYTEFAVEIPVAGGSFAYLRVELGDFMAFIAAGNIILEYVISGAAVARSWTSYFATLCNHEPQDFRIIAHNLSPNYNQLDPIAVVVIAVICVLAVYSVKGSSRLNYFSSIVHLLIIVFIVIAGLFHANKTNLTNFTPYGPRGIFQASAVLFFAYVGFDAVSTMAEETKNPARDIPIGLIGSMTICTFAYCVMSFTLCLMVPYSKIDKDAPFTLAFQQVGMGWAKYLVAVGALKGMTTVLLVSAIGQSRYLTHIARTHMMPPWLAHVNEKTGTPVNATVVMMLATAAVAFFTSLDVLANLLSISTLFIFMLVAVALLVRRYYSSGTTSTKHRNMLIGCLVCILGSSIATAAFWGVSQTGWIPYTITGPIWVLGTLVLQFFVPQKKPTTWGVPLVPWIPSASIAVNIFLLGSIDKDSFIRFAIWTGLLMVYYLLFGLHASYDNAMEMEKAKSVENVMELGEVEAPKSLHTTHGSDEDGNTVSDGNDQKN; encoded by the exons ATGACCCGAAACCGAACCCGAGGATGTTCATCATGCACAAAGGATCAATTCCTCCCGGAGGAATCCTTCATGAGTTGGGGAAATTACCTAACGGCCCTAAAACAAACCCCATCAAGATTAATGAACAGGGTCACGGCCCGATCATTAGACTCGACCGAATTCGAAGTGAAAGCCGTTAGCGggaatgaaatgaaaaaaacattaaattggtgGGATATAATTTGGTTTGGGGTTGGCGCGGTCATTGGAGCGGGCATTTTTGTTCTAACGGGCCAAGAAGCTAACCAACATGCGGGCCCGGCTGTTGTTTTGTCTTATGCTATTTCGGGCTTTTCCGCTATGCTTTCTGTTTTATGTTACACCGAATTTGCTGTTGAGATTCCTGTTGCAG GTGGTTCATTCGCGTATCTAAGAGTGGAGCTAGGTGACTTCATGGCATTCATAGCAGCAGGAAACATAATCCTTGAATATGTGATAAGTGGTGCAGCAGTAGCAAGGTCATGGACATCCTACTTTGCTACACTATGCAACCATGAACCACAAGATTTCAGAATCATAGCACACAATCTAAGCCCCAACTACAACCAACTAGACCCAATTGCTGTAGTTGTTATAGCAGTGATCTGTGTCCTTGCAGTCTACAGTGTTAAAGGATCTTCTCGTCTCAACTATTTCTCATCCATCGTCCATCTCCTCATCATCGTCTTTATTGTGATCGCGGGTCTTTTTCATGCTAATAAAACTAACTTGACCAACTTTACTCCATATGGTCCTAGGGGAATTTTTCAGGCTTCAGCAGTTCTGTTTTTTGCTTATGTGGGGTTTGATGCTGTGTCTACTATGGCTGAAGAGACTAAGAATCCTGCAAGAGATATCCCTATTGGCTTGATTGGTTCTATGACTATTTGTACTTTTGCTTATTGTGTCATGTCTTTCACTCTTTGCCTTATGGTTCCTTACTCTAAAATTGATAAGGATGCTCCCTTTACTTTGGCCTTCCAACAG GTGGGAATGGGCTGGGCAAAGTACCTTGTGGCTGTAGGAGCATTGAAAGGAATGACAACAGTATTACTAGTAAGTGCAATAGGGCAATCTCGTTACTTAACACACATAGCAAGAACTCATATGATGCCTCCATGGTTGGCCCACGTAAACGAGAAAACAGGTACACCGGTAAATGCAACTGTGGTTATGATGCTTGCCACAGCTGCAGTCGCATTCTTTACCAGTCTCGACGTTTTAGCTAATCTCCTATCGATCTCCACCTTATTCATCTTCATGTTAGTCGCTGTTGCTTTATTAGTCCGAAGATACTATTCAAGCggaacaacttcaacaaaacaTCGAAACATGTTGATCGGATGCTTGGTTTGTATCCTTGGTTCATCCATCGCAACTGCTGCATTTTGGGGAGTATCCCAAACTGGTTGGATTCCATACACTATTACTGGTCCTATTTGGGTCTTGGGTACTTTGGTATTACAATTCTTTGTTCCTCAAAAAAAGCCTACAACTTGGGGGGTGCCCTTAGTTCCTTGGATACCTTCAGCTTCTATTGCTGTCAATATCTTTCTACTTGGGTCAATTGATAAGGACTCGTTCATCAGGTTCGCGATTTGGACTGGTCTTTTAATGGTGTATTATTTGTTGTTCGGGTTACATGCTTCTTATGATAACGCTATGGAGATGGAAAAGGCGAAATCGGTTGAAAATGTTATGGAATTGGGTGAGGTTGAAGCTCCTAAGTCTCTTCATACTACTCATGGATCAGATGAAGATGGAAATACAGTTAGTGATGGTAATGATCAGAAAAATTAG
- the LOC130823426 gene encoding cationic amino acid transporter 1-like: protein MRALKEIPKRLINRIVSRSQDEYELHEVKERSQYEMMKILEGWDLIWFGVGSLIGAGIFVLTGIQAKRHAGPAVVLSFLVAGSSAMLSLLCYVEFAVEIPVAGGSFAYIKVELGEFVAFIAAGNILMEYILSGAALARAWTSYFATLCDYTPDEFRVLAPNLSKNYNHLDPIAVVVIAVVCVLAVTSTKVSSRVNVFASIIHMGVIIFIIIFGLTKANISNYKPFIPYGFEGVFRASAVLFFAFVGFDAISTMAEETKNPAQDIPFGLIGSMVIAIISYCFLAITLCLMQPYFELDSDAPFSVAFRNAGFGWAKYVVDMGALKGMITVLLVNAIGQARYLTHIARTHMLPPWFAQVNKSFGTPVNATVVMLLITAIIALFTDLIVLSNLLSISTLLIFLMVPVALLVRRYYRANETTYTNLITLLFCIAFIFCSAIANVVLWNRKDSNWKGYIVTLSIWFISTLGLKVFVPQARYPKAWGVPFMPWVASASIFINIFLLGSIDKDSFVRFGIWTIILIVYYLLFGLHASYDISKAMEEKQAQDVHNITIIEQVDYHS, encoded by the exons ATGAGGGCATTAAAAGAGATAccaaaaagattaataaataGAATAGTGAGTAGATCCCAAGATGAATATGAATTACATGAAGTAAAAGAACGTAGTCAATATGAGATGATGAAAATATTGGAAGGTTGGGATTTAATTTGGTTTGGTGTTGGATCTTTAATTGGTGCTGGTATTTTTGTTCTTACTGGTATTCAAGCTAAACGACATGCTGGTCCTGCTGTTGTCTTGTCGTTTTTGGTTGCTGGATCTTCTGCTATGCTTTCTCTTTTGTGTTATGTTGAATTTGCTGTTGAAATTCCTGTTGCAG gTGGTTCATTTGCATATATAAAAGTTGAGTTAGGAGAATTTGTAGCATTTATAGCAGCAGGAAACATTCTAATGGAGTATATCTTAAGTGGGGCCGCATTAGCAAGGGCGTGGACATCATACTTTGCTACATTATGTGATTATACTCCTGATGAATTCAGAGTTTTAGCACCAAATCTTAGTAAAAACTACAACCATTTAGATCCTATTGCTGTTGTTGTTATTGCTGTTGTTTGTGTATTAGCGGTTACTAGTACAAAAGTATCTTCTAGAGTTAATGTCTTTGCATCCATCATTCATATGGGtgttatcattttcatcatcattttcgGGCTTACGAAAGCTAATATATCGAATTATAAACCCTTTATACCTTATGGGTTTGAAGGGGTGTTTCGAGCTTCAGCTGTTTTATTCTTTGCGTTTGTTGGGTTTGACGCGATTTCAACTATGGCCGAAGAAACCAAAAACCCTGCTCAAGATATTCCATTTGGGTTAATCGGGTCCATGGTTATTGCTATTATATCGTATTGCTTTTTAGCAATTACGCTTTGCCTTATGCAACCTTACTTTGAACTTGATTCTGATGCTCCATTCTCTGTTGCTTTTCGTAATGCTGGCTTTGGATGGGCTAAATATGTTGTGGATATGGGCGCACTTAAAGGAATGATTACTGTTTTGCTTGTAAATGCTATTGGACAAGCTCGTTATTTGACTCATATAGCGCGGACCCATATGTTACCACCCTGGTTTGCTCAAGTTAACAAAAGTTTTGGTACTCCCGTTAATGCAACAGTAGTAATGTTACTTATTACTGCTATAATTGCATTATTTACAGATCTGATTGTTCTTTCCAACTTATTATCTATCTCAACATTACTCATATTCCTAATGGTTCCTGTTGCACTGTTAGTACGGAGATACTATCGTGCTAACGAAACTACATATACAAATCTTATTACGTTATTGTTTTGTATTGCTTTCATATTTTGCTCCGCGATTGCAAATGTTGTTCTTTGGAATCGTAAGGATTCTAATTGGAAAGGCTATATTGTTACGTTATCGATTTGGTTCATATCCACGTTAGGACTAAAAGTATTTGTACCACAAGCTAGATATCCTAAGGCATGGGGTGTTCCTTTTATGCCGTGGGTGGCTTCAGCTTCGATTTTCATCAACATATTTCTTCTCGGATCGATAGATAAGGATTCGTTTGTGAGATTTGGAATATGGACAATAATTCTTATTGTCTATTATCTATTGTTTGGATTGCATGCATCATATGATATCTCAAAAGCCATGGAAGAAAAGCAAGCGCAAGATGTTCATAATATAACGATCATAGAGCAAGTTGATTATCATTCTTGA